In the genome of bacterium, the window TCGGGGTGAACCACCTGGCGGCCCACCTCCAGGCGCCGCTTCTCGGGGAAGACCCGCCGGAGCCGCCCTTCGTGGGCCTTCTGGTCTCCGGCGGCCACACGGCGCTCTACGAAGTTGGGCCGGGTAAGAAGGGGCGGGAGAGCCTGCTCCGCTTCAGGTTGTTGGGGGAAACCTTAGACGACGCCGCGGGCGAGGCCTACGATAAAGTCGGGCGCCTTTTGGGCATACCCTACCCCGCGGGGGCGGTCCTCGACGAACTGGCGCGATCCTTCGACGGCGAGCCGGAGCCGTTCACCCGGCCGCTGCCCGAGGGACTGAACTTCAGCTTCTCCGGGCTCAAGACCGCCGCGGCGCGACGGGTGGCCGAGCTGGTCGGGGAGAGTCGGTTGGAGGAGCGGAGGTCGGCGGTGGCCGCCGGTTTTCAGGCGGCGGTCATCGAAATTCTCGCCGAAAAGGCGCTGGCCGCCTGCCGTGAGATTTCGCTGAATACTCTGGTCGTCGGTGGCGGGGTGGCGGCCAACCGGGGGCTGCGCGAAACGTTGTCCCGACGGGCCGAGGCCGAGGGTGTGGAGGTCCGCTTCGCCCCCCTGGAGTACGCGATGGACAACGCGGCCATGGTGGCCGCCCGGGGGTATTTCCTCCTCGCCGCCGGCGTGACCAGCCCCCTGGAATTGGAAGCGGTGGCCTGCCTGGAACTGGGCGTGTGATGTTACGTGTGGCGTTCACTTTTTTAATGGTACTACCTTCGGTTCTGGTCGCCCGCACCTATCAGATACAGTACAGATGCGATGAATCGGATGCGCAACGGGTCAGGGAGATAGTTGATTCTCGGTTGGCTTTCATCGAGGCCGCCGTCGTTGATGAGTTTGACGACGACTTTGAAAATGTCCATCGGCAATCCATCAGTTTTGAAGCCCGCGATGACTTGTTCGGGTTGATTGGTCGTCTGTTCCATTTCCACGGGTCCTTGTCGCTCGTGCCGGTCGTTCCCGTAGGCGATGCGGTGCCGGAAGTGGAGACATCACCCGGGGTTCAGGTCGTACCCGATGAAGCGGAGGATTGCTGGTTCATCGTAGGCGACGGAATGTACAGGATAATCCAGGATGGGGCTTATTGGAGGCTTGACCCGACGGAAGGCCGCGATGAGAGCTGGCGGAGACATTTTTATCTACTCGAAACCGAAGAGGCGTTGGGGTTGGATGGGAAAATAGCACATGTAAATCCGGTAGATGACACCCCCGAGCCCTATCTTACCGTCAACCTACGCGATGAGTACGCCCCGGAGCTGGAAGACCTGACGGGGGATAACCTGGGACGGCGGCTGGCGCTTATTATTGACGATGATGAAGTCGTCACGACGATTGTCGTCAACGATGTCATAGGAAACGGTCAATTTAAAATTGGGTTTCTCAGGGATGATATTGGAACCCTCCTGTTGGTTTGGCTTTCCGGCGAACTTTTACCGGGGAGTTACGATCTGTCCTCTGTAGGCGCAGATTATTAACCCTTTTCTCTTAATGCCTAGTGCCTCGATCCCCGGTCTTCGGTTTGAGGAACCGCGGTAACCCCCCAAGGTCGCCACTCACCCGCGAGGAGCGTAAATGGCGAGAAAGCGCCGGTTTTACGGGCTCATCGGCTGGCTGGTCTTCGTCTTCGCCCTGGTCTTCGCCCTGCCGACCACCGGCCTCCTGGACGGCCTGTCCCCCGAGCTGACCCAGTGGCTGCCCGTGGAGAAGGTCAAGCTGGGCCTGGACCTCTCGGGCGGCATGGTGATGCGCTACGAGGCGGACATGACCAACGTGCCCCCCGGGGACGAGCAGGTCACCCTGGACACCGTCCTGGAGATCATCCGCCGCCGGGTGGACGAGTTCGGCGTGGCCGAGCCCGAGGTGGAGCAGATAGGCGACGCGGGCATCACCGTCCGGCTGCCGGGCATCAGCGACACGGACCGGGCCAAGAATCTCATCGGGGAGCGGGCGGTGCTCGAGTTCATGCTGGTGGACGCCGAGGGCCGGCTGGGGAAGGTCCTGGCCAAGGCCGCGGGTTACCCCACCTACCGGACGATCCTCGCCAACGTCTACGACCTGGGGCACGGCATCTACGCCCCCTCCTCCCTGAAGGAGGGGCTGGCGAAGATGGTCAACGACCGGGGCCTGGTCTCCGACTTCCCCGGCTACCGGCTGGCCCTCTCGGTGGAGCAGCGGCTGGACAAGGACTCCGCGGACTACGAGCAGGAGATAGCGCAGCGCCTGACCGAGGTGTACGGCTCCCCCGTGGAGGGCTACTTCCAGCTCTACCTCCTGGACGCCCGCCGCCCGATCAAGGGCTCCGACCTGACCGACGCCCAGTACACCCGCGAGCGCGAGCGGGGTCTGCCCGCCGTGAGCTTCTCCTTCAACTACACCGGCGCCGAGTCCTTCCGGGAGGTCACCGGCACCCACGTGGGCAACCAATTGGCCATCGTCCTGGACGACGAGGTCATCTCGGCCCCGGTCATCGAGGAGGAGATTCCCGGCGAGGGCATCATCCGGGGCAACTTCACCGTGGACCGGGCCAAGGACCTGGCGATCAACCTGCGCAACGGGGCCCTGCCGGTGGCCCTGAACGTGGTCATGGAGGACACCATCGGGCCGAGCCTGGGCTCGGATTCGATCAAGTACGGGGTGACGGCTGCGCTCGTGGGCCTCCTTTTGGTGATGGGCTTCATGAGCTTCTGGTACCGCTTCTCCGGTGTGATCGCCGTGGTGGCCCTGCTCTTCAACATAGTCCTCATCATCGCCGCGCTGGCCATCTTCGGCGCCACCCTCACACTGCCCGGCATCGCCGGAATCATCCTCACCATCGGCATGAGCGTGGACGCCAACGTGCTCATCTTCGAGCGCATCCGTGAGGAGTTGCGCAAGGGCGAGCGGCTGGCCGAGTCGGGCGCGGTCAAGCCCGCGGTGGCGGTGGCC includes:
- the tsaD gene encoding tRNA (adenosine(37)-N6)-threonylcarbamoyltransferase complex transferase subunit TsaD, with the protein product MLKFAPPKRGGALLVLGLETSCDETAAAVVEDGRRVLSDVVSSQAAFFSRYGGVVPELAGRNHAAKVLPVVRESLSLAGIAYGDLGGVAATHGPGLTGALLVGLNFGKALAAGLGVPFVGVNHLAAHLQAPLLGEDPPEPPFVGLLVSGGHTALYEVGPGKKGRESLLRFRLLGETLDDAAGEAYDKVGRLLGIPYPAGAVLDELARSFDGEPEPFTRPLPEGLNFSFSGLKTAAARRVAELVGESRLEERRSAVAAGFQAAVIEILAEKALAACREISLNTLVVGGGVAANRGLRETLSRRAEAEGVEVRFAPLEYAMDNAAMVAARGYFLLAAGVTSPLELEAVACLELGV
- the secD gene encoding protein translocase subunit SecD, with amino-acid sequence MARKRRFYGLIGWLVFVFALVFALPTTGLLDGLSPELTQWLPVEKVKLGLDLSGGMVMRYEADMTNVPPGDEQVTLDTVLEIIRRRVDEFGVAEPEVEQIGDAGITVRLPGISDTDRAKNLIGERAVLEFMLVDAEGRLGKVLAKAAGYPTYRTILANVYDLGHGIYAPSSLKEGLAKMVNDRGLVSDFPGYRLALSVEQRLDKDSADYEQEIAQRLTEVYGSPVEGYFQLYLLDARRPIKGSDLTDAQYTRERERGLPAVSFSFNYTGAESFREVTGTHVGNQLAIVLDDEVISAPVIEEEIPGEGIIRGNFTVDRAKDLAINLRNGALPVALNVVMEDTIGPSLGSDSIKYGVTAALVGLLLVMGFMSFWYRFSGVIAVVALLFNIVLIIAALAIFGATLTLPGIAGIILTIGMSVDANVLIFERIREELRKGERLAESGAVKPAVAVATAINAGYDKAFITILDANITTLITAGVLYVLGTGPIRGFAVTLAIGIAASMFTALIVSRAIFDYRVRRRHLEKLSI